A window of Candidatus Peribacteraceae bacterium genomic DNA:
GATGACGCGGAAGAGACTTGGGAACGTGAGGAAGGCACTGGGCCGGAGGAGCCCCGAAGGGACGACGAAGGATTCATAGGGCTGTGGAATGAAACACAATCTGTAGGAGTCTTTTATGAACAACTACACAAGATATTGTGTCACGCGGGTGCGGTCAAGCATTCCGCGCGCTAAGGATCGGGATCGTACCCCACCCTCTCGGCGGAGGGGAAACTGAATGCGTTGACGGCTCTTGGGAACTCCCGCGCCGTGTTCACTTACCAACCATCACCACTTCCTCATCCACCATTCCCGCCTCCCGAAAAACCTCCCAGGTCCGCGCTCCTCCTTCCACGAGGATGCTCGTGATCCCGTGGAATGCCCCTTCCGGACGGGAGAGGACACCCCAAAGCTCGGGGAAGTCGAAGGAGCCGTTGAAAACGGGGACGTCCCAAACCTGCACTCCCCTCCCCTGCAGTTCCTTGCGGCGGTCTTCCTTGCCCGCCTCCAAGGTGGGCGACGTGATGATGACGGTTCGCGCGCGGTTGTCGTCACTCACGACACGCGCCGTAAGGGGCGTACGGAGATGCGAGTCGAGGATGATGCGCCATGGCTGATACCGTTGTAGCCCTGCCCTGCCCGCCGCATTCTGACTCCATCTCGTATCCAACCTCGGATCATCACTGATCACCGTCTGTACCCCCACAAGGATGGCGTCCACCCGTGACCGTAAGGACGTATGCGCCCACCGGTCCTGTTCCTCACCCGTGATCTTGAGGGGGGAACCGTCCTCCGCCGCACTGCGCCCCTCCGGAGTCCTCGCGCTCTTGAGGATGATCCAGGGACGGTGGCGCTTCCGCAGGCTGGCGAAACCGCGGTTGAAGTACTCGCATGATGGACGGGCAACGGGACCGATGACCTGCACCCCTTGCCCGCGGAGCAACGCCTCCCCCCGGCTGCAGACCCTCTCATCCGGATCCCGCATGCCGAAGCAGAGGCGCTTCACCCCCTTGCCCAGAATGATGTCCGTGCAGGGTGGTGTCTTGCCCACATGGCAACACGGTTCCAGGTTCACGTAGAGGATGGCGTCTCGAGGAACGGTGCCGGGAAAGTGCAGAAGAAGATCGCGTTCCGCATGCGCCTTGCCGAATCCCTTGTGCAATCCTTGCGCAATTATCTTGTTCTCCAATACGAGTAGAGCCCCTACCATAGCCCCGTTTCCCACTTCACCTCTCCCCTCCTCCGCCAACAGAAGACACTCCCCCATAAAGTGATCATGGCGCGGATCATCGCCGGTGCGGATATCATTTGCGATCAAGGTACTTCTGAAGGACGGAGACGGGATGTGGCCGCGCTCCTTTCGACGCCGGTGTGGATTGGGGGGAGCCGGATGGGACGTTTCTCGTTTGCTCGTCTATTCGTTTTTCGTTTGGGTCATTGGTGCTTGGCACTTGGTTGTTGCTCTGTTCATTCACCAATCGATGGTGTCGATGGGCATGCAGCACTTTGCGGTACCCTCCCGTGCCGTTTTCGATGAACCGCGCCACGCGGGTGACCGTGGTGGTGCTGGCCCCCGTGACGGCCGCCACCTGGCGGTAGCTCAGCCCCCGGACGAGATTCTTGGCCACTTCCAGCCGTTCGCTCCACGCCTGCAACTCACTCAACGTGCCGATGTCCCGGAACAGGTTCGCCGCATCCTCCTCCGACCGGCAGGTGAGGAATGCCTGGCACAATGCCTTGAACCACGGCTCACGCCGGAAGGAATCATCGGTGAAGCGCTTCTTGGGGGGCATGGAGAAAAAGTTACAATGTTGTACTACAATGGTACAAGAGAAAAAGTATCAAGTATCAACAATCAAGTGTCAAACAAGACTGCATATTTTCAGACGCGAGTTCAACCGCCAAGCGCGACACCTGAGAGTTCCCTACTCTCCGTATGCGCACTTACCATCATCTTTCTCCCGTGGAAAAGTGCGGCGCAATGAAG
This region includes:
- the ribD gene encoding bifunctional diaminohydroxyphosphoribosylaminopyrimidine deaminase/5-amino-6-(5-phosphoribosylamino)uracil reductase RibD gives rise to the protein MIANDIRTGDDPRHDHFMGECLLLAEEGRGEVGNGAMVGALLVLENKIIAQGLHKGFGKAHAERDLLLHFPGTVPRDAILYVNLEPCCHVGKTPPCTDIILGKGVKRLCFGMRDPDERVCSRGEALLRGQGVQVIGPVARPSCEYFNRGFASLRKRHRPWIILKSARTPEGRSAAEDGSPLKITGEEQDRWAHTSLRSRVDAILVGVQTVISDDPRLDTRWSQNAAGRAGLQRYQPWRIILDSHLRTPLTARVVSDDNRARTVIITSPTLEAGKEDRRKELQGRGVQVWDVPVFNGSFDFPELWGVLSRPEGAFHGITSILVEGGARTWEVFREAGMVDEEVVMVGK
- a CDS encoding YerC/YecD family TrpR-related protein, whose product is MPPKKRFTDDSFRREPWFKALCQAFLTCRSEEDAANLFRDIGTLSELQAWSERLEVAKNLVRGLSYRQVAAVTGASTTTVTRVARFIENGTGGYRKVLHAHRHHRLVNEQSNNQVPSTNDPNEKRIDEQTRNVPSGSPQSTPASKGARPHPVSVLQKYLDRK